From the Pseudomonas sp. SORT22 genome, one window contains:
- the fabA gene encoding 3-hydroxyacyl-[acyl-carrier-protein] dehydratase FabA, whose amino-acid sequence MTKQNAFTREDLLRCSRGELFGPGNAQLPAPNMLMVDRITHISAEGGKYGKGELVAELDITPDLWFFACHFEGDPVMPGCLGLDAMWQLVGFYLGWQGLPGRGRALGSGEVKFFGQVLPTAKKVTYNIHIKRVLKGKLNMAIADGSVSVDGREIYTAEGLRVGVFTSTDNF is encoded by the coding sequence ATGACCAAACAAAACGCCTTTACTCGGGAAGACCTGCTGCGCTGCAGTCGCGGTGAGCTGTTCGGCCCAGGTAACGCGCAACTGCCCGCCCCGAACATGCTGATGGTTGATCGCATCACCCATATCAGCGCCGAGGGTGGCAAGTACGGCAAAGGTGAATTGGTCGCCGAGCTGGATATCACCCCGGACCTGTGGTTCTTCGCCTGCCACTTCGAAGGTGATCCGGTGATGCCGGGCTGCCTGGGCCTGGATGCCATGTGGCAGCTGGTCGGTTTCTACCTCGGCTGGCAAGGTTTGCCGGGCCGTGGCCGCGCCCTGGGTTCGGGCGAAGTGAAATTCTTTGGCCAGGTCCTGCCGACCGCCAAGAAAGTCACCTACAACATTCATATCAAGCGCGTCCTCAAAGGCAAGCTGAACATGGCCATCGCCGATGGTTCGGTCAGCGTCGACGGTCGCGAGATCTACACCGCCGAAGGCCTCCGGGTCGGCGTCTTCACCTCCACTGACAACTTCTAA
- the fabB gene encoding beta-ketoacyl-ACP synthase I: protein MRRVVITGLGIVSCLGNDKETVSANLRASRPGIRFNPEYAEMGLRSQVSGSIDLNLEELIDRKIYRFVGHAAAYAYLAMADAIKDSGLTEEQVSNPRTGLIAGSGGASTLNQMEALDILREKGVKRVGPYRVTRTMSSTVSACLATPFKIKGLNYSIASACATSAHCIGTAMEQIQMGKQDIVFAGGGEEEHWSQSFLFDAMGALSSKRNDTPEKASRAYDADRDGFVIAGGGGMVVVEELEHALARGAKIYAEIVGYGATSDGYDMVAPSGEGAIRCMQMAMSTVDTPIDYLNTHGTSTPVGDVAEMKGVREVFGDKAPAISSTKSLSGHSLGAAGVHEAIYCMLMMEGNFIAGSANIDELDPEVADLPVLTKTQENAKIDTVMSNSFGFGGTNATLVLKRWAGK, encoded by the coding sequence ATGCGCCGCGTCGTTATCACTGGTCTGGGCATCGTTTCGTGCCTGGGCAATGACAAAGAGACCGTCTCCGCCAACCTGCGTGCAAGCCGCCCTGGCATCCGATTCAACCCGGAATATGCCGAAATGGGTCTGCGTAGCCAGGTTTCCGGCTCCATCGACCTCAACCTCGAAGAACTGATCGACCGTAAAATCTACCGCTTCGTTGGTCACGCCGCTGCCTATGCCTACCTGGCAATGGCCGACGCGATCAAGGACTCGGGCCTGACCGAAGAGCAGGTTTCCAACCCGCGTACCGGCCTGATCGCAGGCTCCGGCGGCGCCTCGACCCTGAACCAGATGGAAGCGCTGGACATCCTGCGCGAGAAAGGCGTCAAGCGCGTTGGCCCGTACCGCGTCACCCGGACCATGAGCAGCACCGTCTCGGCGTGCCTGGCCACCCCGTTCAAGATCAAGGGCCTGAACTACTCCATCGCCTCGGCCTGCGCCACCAGTGCTCACTGCATCGGTACCGCGATGGAACAGATCCAGATGGGCAAGCAGGACATCGTCTTCGCCGGTGGCGGTGAAGAAGAGCACTGGAGCCAGTCGTTCCTGTTCGACGCCATGGGCGCCCTGTCCAGCAAGCGCAACGACACCCCGGAAAAAGCCTCCCGCGCCTACGACGCTGACCGTGACGGTTTCGTCATCGCCGGCGGTGGCGGCATGGTCGTGGTTGAAGAGCTGGAACACGCCCTGGCCCGTGGCGCCAAGATCTACGCCGAAATCGTCGGCTACGGCGCGACGTCCGATGGCTACGACATGGTCGCGCCAAGCGGCGAAGGCGCCATCCGCTGCATGCAGATGGCCATGTCCACCGTCGACACCCCGATCGACTACCTGAACACCCACGGCACCTCGACCCCGGTGGGCGACGTTGCCGAGATGAAGGGCGTTCGCGAAGTGTTCGGCGACAAGGCTCCGGCCATCAGCTCGACCAAGAGCCTGTCCGGTCACTCCCTGGGCGCCGCCGGCGTTCACGAAGCGATCTACTGCATGCTGATGATGGAAGGCAACTTCATTGCCGGTTCCGCCAACATCGACGAGCTGGACCCGGAAGTGGCCGACCTGCCGGTACTGACCAAGACCCAGGAAAACGCCAAGATCGATACCGTGATGAGCAACAGCTTCGGTTTCGGCGGCACCAACGCTACCCTGGTACTCAAGCGCTGGGCTGGCAAGTAA
- a CDS encoding methyl-accepting chemotaxis protein translates to MSLRSMNIAPRAGLGFGLVAALVFALGAFALMQMTSMRQQSEQVDSNWLPSVISVGQMTQDMLRIRALTLRLLVNRDAAALEQNKSRIEEIKSGLDKAQQKYQALIVLPEEQTLFDRYLDLERRYLKLQAQVVQLSTEHRVEEAVAMVNGEMNQLADQMTASLNELIALNNQHANSATDLAEVVYTQARIWVIGLLIAAVVLTVVLALTLTRSIVRPLAQSLQVAEVVATGDLTPQISVQGKDEPARLLAALKQMQQSLRDTIGRISDSSSQLASASEELSAVTEDATRGLMQQSQEIEQAATAVNQMTTAVEEVASNAVATSEASRESDRIARQGREQVRLTVTSIEDLAAGVTANAEEVGQLAQQVHGITKVLDVIGAIAEQTNLLALNAAIEAARAGDAGRGFAVVADEVRALAHRTQQSTREIEQMIDGIQQGTNRAVEGMQQTNERARGTLEGAHAAGAALEEIAAAISLINERNLVIASASEQQAQVAREVDRNLTNIRDLAMQTSAGANQTNAASQALSQLAIELNGLVGRFSV, encoded by the coding sequence ATGAGCTTGAGAAGCATGAATATCGCGCCCAGGGCCGGCCTGGGCTTCGGCCTGGTGGCGGCGCTGGTGTTTGCCTTGGGTGCGTTTGCCTTGATGCAGATGACCAGCATGCGCCAGCAGTCCGAGCAGGTCGACAGCAACTGGTTGCCCAGCGTGATCTCGGTCGGGCAGATGACCCAGGACATGTTGCGCATCCGCGCCTTGACCCTGCGCCTTTTGGTCAATCGCGATGCGGCGGCGCTGGAGCAGAACAAGTCGCGCATCGAAGAGATCAAGTCCGGCCTGGACAAGGCCCAGCAGAAGTACCAGGCGCTGATCGTCCTGCCTGAAGAACAGACCCTGTTCGACCGCTACCTGGACCTGGAGCGGCGCTACCTCAAGCTGCAGGCCCAGGTGGTGCAGTTGTCCACCGAGCACCGGGTGGAAGAGGCGGTGGCCATGGTCAATGGCGAGATGAACCAGCTCGCCGACCAGATGACCGCCAGCCTCAACGAGCTGATCGCGCTCAATAATCAGCATGCCAACAGCGCCACCGACCTTGCCGAAGTCGTCTATACGCAGGCGCGGATCTGGGTGATCGGCTTGCTGATCGCCGCTGTGGTGCTCACCGTGGTCCTGGCCCTGACTCTGACCCGCAGTATCGTCCGGCCACTGGCGCAGTCGCTGCAGGTCGCCGAAGTGGTCGCTACCGGTGACCTGACCCCGCAGATCTCGGTGCAGGGCAAGGATGAGCCGGCGCGCTTGCTGGCGGCCTTGAAACAGATGCAGCAAAGCCTGCGCGATACCATCGGGCGCATCTCCGATTCTTCCAGCCAGCTGGCCTCGGCCTCCGAAGAGCTCAGCGCGGTAACCGAAGATGCCACCCGCGGGTTGATGCAGCAAAGCCAGGAAATCGAACAGGCGGCCACCGCGGTCAACCAGATGACCACGGCAGTGGAGGAGGTGGCGAGCAATGCCGTGGCCACCTCCGAAGCCTCGCGCGAGTCCGACCGCATCGCCCGTCAAGGGCGCGAGCAGGTGCGCCTGACCGTGACCTCGATCGAAGACCTGGCCGCTGGCGTCACCGCCAACGCCGAAGAGGTCGGGCAACTGGCGCAACAGGTGCATGGCATTACCAAGGTGCTGGATGTGATCGGCGCGATTGCCGAGCAAACCAACCTGCTGGCCCTGAACGCGGCGATTGAGGCGGCGCGCGCCGGTGATGCCGGGCGCGGTTTTGCCGTGGTGGCTGACGAGGTGCGGGCACTGGCCCATCGCACCCAGCAGTCGACCCGGGAAATCGAGCAGATGATCGACGGCATCCAGCAGGGCACCAATCGTGCGGTCGAGGGTATGCAGCAGACCAACGAGCGGGCGCGCGGCACCCTGGAAGGCGCACATGCCGCCGGGGCGGCGCTGGAGGAGATTGCCGCGGCCATCAGCCTGATCAACGAGCGCAACCTGGTGATCGCCAGTGCCTCGGAGCAGCAGGCGCAGGTGGCGCGGGAGGTGGATCGCAACCTGACCAATATTCGTGACCTGGCGATGCAGACGTCGGCGGGGGCGAATCAGACCAATGCGGCGAGCCAGGCGTTGTCACAGCTGGCGATTGAGCTCAATGGGCTGGTGGGGCGCTTTTCGGTGTAA
- a CDS encoding DUF3859 domain-containing protein: MFPRRFSALCGLLLVSGLAAAEVRVEGPVEYGLFETRHQNFQPGERVLSQSNQTIQPTDEIPARLGSKFGMRYRLEGKVAEDTPLTLLYLTPGVRTPDGKRHDKFEVVQKLVPGAVQDVMAYEFTENHEVVPGQWHFMVFQGDRLLAEQRFTVR; the protein is encoded by the coding sequence ATGTTTCCACGTCGTTTCAGCGCCCTGTGCGGGCTGTTGCTGGTCAGTGGCCTGGCCGCTGCCGAGGTTCGCGTCGAAGGCCCGGTCGAGTACGGTCTGTTCGAAACCCGCCACCAGAACTTCCAGCCCGGTGAACGGGTGCTGAGCCAGAGCAACCAGACCATCCAGCCCACCGATGAAATCCCGGCGCGCCTGGGTAGCAAGTTCGGTATGCGCTACCGGCTGGAAGGCAAGGTCGCCGAGGACACGCCGCTGACCCTGCTGTACCTCACCCCTGGCGTGCGCACACCCGACGGCAAGCGCCACGACAAGTTCGAAGTAGTACAAAAGCTGGTGCCCGGTGCGGTCCAGGATGTCATGGCCTACGAGTTCACCGAGAACCACGAAGTGGTGCCGGGGCAATGGCATTTCATGGTCTTTCAGGGCGATCGCCTGCTGGCTGAGCAGCGCTTTACCGTGCGCTGA
- a CDS encoding amidohydrolase family protein, translated as MIARCLGWALLLGLSLQAAQAREYHYSDAHLHYVDFFQETAGMDALLKAMDEARIDQSMISGIPVAKKWHEDEPKRPRYYAGDDADAYWYSATDIYVAAALEKLSPEQRQRFQPFLTGFNPVDKNAVAHIERMLALHPGLWQGIGEVFTRHDDLTALTSGDTPRANNEAMTRIYHLAAEQDLPVLIHSNITSKRERNPLYLAEIEEPLRNHPHTRFIWAHAGTSMEIHRHQTQLDFLLPTLTRMLEDYPNLYIDLSWSVLQPYLLDEKGKPRAEWLALVKRFPERFMLGSDVVGRFNSLGEQLHGFDPFLDALPAEVAQKVARDNFLAVLPKARK; from the coding sequence ATGATTGCCAGGTGTCTAGGCTGGGCGCTGTTGCTGGGGTTGTCGCTGCAGGCGGCGCAGGCGCGTGAGTATCACTACAGTGATGCGCACCTGCATTACGTCGATTTTTTCCAGGAAACCGCCGGCATGGACGCCTTGCTCAAGGCCATGGATGAGGCGCGCATCGACCAGTCGATGATTTCCGGCATCCCGGTGGCCAAGAAGTGGCACGAAGACGAGCCCAAGCGCCCGCGTTACTACGCGGGCGATGATGCCGATGCCTATTGGTACAGCGCCACCGACATCTACGTTGCTGCGGCGCTGGAGAAGCTTTCGCCTGAGCAGCGCCAGCGCTTTCAACCGTTTCTCACCGGCTTCAACCCGGTAGACAAGAACGCCGTGGCCCACATCGAACGCATGCTCGCGCTGCACCCGGGCCTGTGGCAGGGGATCGGCGAGGTGTTCACCCGCCACGACGACCTCACCGCGTTGACCAGCGGCGACACGCCCAGGGCCAACAACGAGGCCATGACCCGCATCTATCACCTGGCCGCCGAGCAGGACCTGCCGGTGCTGATCCATTCCAACATCACCTCCAAGCGCGAACGCAACCCGCTGTACCTGGCGGAAATCGAAGAGCCGTTGCGCAATCACCCGCACACCCGCTTCATCTGGGCCCATGCCGGCACCAGTATGGAGATTCATCGGCACCAGACGCAGCTGGATTTTCTGCTGCCGACCCTGACACGGATGCTCGAGGATTACCCGAACCTGTACATAGACCTGTCCTGGAGCGTGCTGCAGCCTTATCTGCTGGATGAGAAGGGCAAGCCCAGGGCTGAGTGGCTGGCGCTGGTCAAACGCTTCCCTGAGCGCTTCATGCTTGGCTCCGACGTGGTCGGGCGCTTCAACAGCCTGGGCGAACAGTTGCATGGTTTCGATCCGTTTCTGGATGCCTTGCCTGCCGAGGTGGCGCAAAAGGTCGCCCGCGACAACTTCCTCGCGGTGCTGCCCAAGGCACGCAAATGA
- a CDS encoding pirin family protein: protein MSLPLVIRPRAESVEGQPILRPLPSAQCRSVGPFVFFDHMLETDYPAGRGMNIRQHPHIGLSTLTYLFEGEIQHKDSLGSDQRVKAGEVSWMTAGSAIAHVERTPAELLPGSSRLHGLQVWLASPKAHEQGPGHYSHHPAASLPVSDSLGVRIRMIAGSGFCLQSPVPVLSPTLYALVQMQAATTLTVPTEHAERALYVLDGEVSLDNEALEPCSLVILPHGEEMSLYADSESQLVLFGGAPLDGPRRMNWNFVASDPALIEQARARWAAGEWPTVPGETERIELP, encoded by the coding sequence GTGAGCCTTCCCCTGGTCATCCGCCCTCGCGCCGAATCGGTCGAAGGCCAACCTATCCTACGCCCCCTGCCCTCGGCCCAGTGCCGCAGCGTCGGGCCGTTCGTGTTCTTCGACCACATGCTCGAAACCGACTACCCGGCCGGGCGCGGCATGAACATCCGCCAGCACCCGCATATCGGCCTGTCGACCCTCACCTACCTGTTCGAGGGCGAAATCCAGCACAAGGACAGCCTGGGCTCGGATCAACGGGTCAAGGCCGGTGAAGTCAGCTGGATGACTGCCGGCAGCGCCATCGCCCATGTCGAGCGCACGCCGGCCGAACTGCTGCCTGGCAGCTCGCGATTGCACGGTTTGCAGGTGTGGCTGGCATCGCCCAAAGCGCATGAGCAAGGCCCGGGGCACTACAGCCATCATCCGGCGGCGAGCCTGCCGGTCAGTGACAGCCTGGGGGTGCGCATTCGCATGATTGCCGGCAGCGGCTTTTGCCTGCAATCGCCGGTGCCGGTGTTGTCACCGACCCTGTATGCGCTGGTGCAGATGCAGGCGGCCACTACCCTGACGGTGCCCACCGAGCATGCCGAGCGTGCGCTGTATGTACTGGATGGCGAAGTCAGCCTCGACAATGAAGCGCTCGAGCCGTGCAGCCTGGTGATCTTGCCGCACGGTGAAGAGATGAGCCTGTATGCCGACAGCGAAAGCCAGTTGGTGCTGTTTGGCGGGGCGCCGCTGGACGGGCCGCGGCGGATGAACTGGAATTTTGTTGCCAGCGATCCGGCGCTGATCGAGCAGGCGCGGGCACGCTGGGCGGCCGGGGAGTGGCCGACGGTGCCGGGGGAAACTGAAAGGATCGAGCTGCCTTGA
- a CDS encoding dienelactone hydrolase family protein: MSKVTVESLVYHVAGKAYESRLFFTQGAREQPGLLMAPNWMGVGEGAERIAREVAAQGYVVLLADIYGQTLRPSNMDEAGAAMMPLKNDRVELRKRLKAALDQLLGQSKAVLEPGKLATFGFCFGGCCALELAREDARLLAAVSFHGTLDTPLPAVEGKVKASMLVLHGAADPFVPKEQLPAFEVEMDAAKVDWQLISYGGAVHSFTDIAANIPGKMKYDARTSKRAFRAMYNLLDDVFQR; the protein is encoded by the coding sequence ATGAGCAAGGTTACCGTCGAATCGCTGGTCTATCATGTTGCCGGCAAAGCCTATGAGAGCCGCTTGTTCTTTACCCAGGGCGCCCGCGAACAGCCTGGGCTTTTGATGGCACCAAACTGGATGGGGGTGGGCGAGGGCGCCGAGCGTATCGCCCGCGAAGTCGCCGCTCAGGGCTATGTGGTGTTGCTGGCCGACATCTACGGCCAGACCCTGCGACCGTCGAACATGGATGAAGCAGGGGCGGCGATGATGCCGCTGAAGAACGACCGCGTCGAGCTGCGCAAGCGCCTGAAGGCGGCGCTGGACCAGTTGCTGGGGCAATCGAAGGCGGTACTGGAGCCTGGCAAGCTGGCCACCTTCGGCTTCTGCTTCGGCGGTTGCTGCGCCCTGGAGCTGGCCCGCGAAGATGCCCGCCTGCTGGCTGCGGTGTCGTTCCACGGCACCCTCGATACGCCGCTGCCGGCGGTAGAAGGCAAGGTCAAGGCTTCGATGCTGGTGCTGCATGGCGCCGCCGACCCGTTCGTGCCCAAAGAGCAGTTGCCGGCCTTCGAAGTCGAGATGGATGCGGCCAAGGTCGATTGGCAACTGATCAGCTATGGCGGCGCGGTGCATTCGTTCACCGATATCGCGGCGAACATTCCCGGCAAGATGAAGTACGACGCCCGCACATCCAAGCGCGCGTTCCGGGCGATGTACAATTTGCTCGATGACGTGTTCCAGCGCTGA
- the htpG gene encoding molecular chaperone HtpG: MSVETQKETLGFQTEVKQLLHLMIHSLYSNKEIFLRELISNASDAVDKLRFEALAKPELLEGGAELKIRLSFDKDGNTVTLEDNGIGMSREEVIAHLGTIAKSGTADFMKNLTGDQKKDSHLIGQFGVGFYSAFIVADKVDVFSRRAGLPAAEGVHWSSKGEGDFEVATVDKAERGTRIVLHLKKGEEEFADGWRLRNIVKKYSDHIALPIELPKQVEAGEGEEKPAEEWETVNRASALWTRPRTEIKDEEYQEFYKHIGHDFENPLAWSHNKVEGKLEYNSLLYVPARAPFDLYQREAPRGLKLYVQRVFIMDQAESFLPLYLRFIKGVVDSNDLSLNVSREILQKDPIIDSMKSALTKRVLDMLEKLAKNEPEQYKGFWKNFGQVMKEGPAEDFANKEKIAGLLRFASTHDESGEQSVALADYLARAKEGQDKIYFLTGESYAQVKNSPHLEVFRKKGIEVLLLTDRIDEWLMSYLSEFDGKSFVDVARGDLDLGKLDSEEDKKAQEEVAKEKEGLVERLKAALGESVSEVRVSHRLTDSPAILAIGEQDLGLQMRQILEASGQKVPDSKPIFEFNPGHPLIEKLDNEQSEDRFADFSHILFDQAALAAGDSLKDPAAYVRRLNKLLVELSA, encoded by the coding sequence ATGAGTGTGGAAACTCAAAAAGAAACCCTGGGCTTCCAGACCGAGGTGAAGCAACTGCTGCACCTCATGATCCATTCCCTGTATTCGAACAAGGAAATCTTCCTTCGCGAACTGATTTCCAACGCCTCCGACGCCGTCGATAAACTGCGCTTCGAAGCCCTGGCCAAGCCAGAGCTGCTCGAAGGCGGCGCCGAGCTTAAAATCCGCCTGAGCTTCGACAAGGACGGCAACACCGTCACCCTCGAAGACAACGGCATCGGCATGAGCCGCGAAGAGGTCATCGCGCACCTGGGCACCATCGCCAAGTCCGGCACCGCCGACTTCATGAAAAACCTCACCGGCGACCAGAAGAAGGACTCGCACCTGATCGGTCAGTTCGGCGTGGGCTTCTATTCGGCCTTTATCGTCGCCGACAAGGTCGACGTATTCAGCCGCCGCGCCGGCCTGCCAGCTGCCGAGGGCGTGCACTGGTCGTCCAAGGGCGAGGGTGACTTTGAAGTTGCCACTGTCGACAAGGCCGAGCGCGGTACGCGCATCGTCCTGCACCTGAAAAAAGGTGAAGAAGAGTTCGCCGACGGCTGGCGCCTGCGCAACATCGTCAAGAAGTACTCCGACCACATCGCCTTGCCGATCGAGCTGCCAAAACAGGTCGAAGCCGGCGAAGGTGAAGAAAAGCCGGCCGAAGAATGGGAAACCGTCAACCGCGCCAGCGCCCTGTGGACCCGTCCGCGTACCGAGATCAAGGACGAGGAATACCAGGAGTTCTACAAGCACATCGGTCACGACTTCGAGAACCCGTTGGCCTGGAGCCACAACAAGGTCGAAGGCAAGCTTGAGTACAACTCGCTGCTCTACGTACCGGCCCGCGCCCCGTTCGACCTGTACCAGCGTGAAGCGCCACGCGGCCTGAAGCTGTACGTGCAGCGTGTGTTCATCATGGACCAGGCAGAATCCTTCCTGCCGCTGTACCTGCGTTTCATCAAGGGCGTGGTCGATTCCAACGACCTGTCGCTGAACGTTTCGCGCGAAATCCTGCAGAAAGACCCGATCATCGATTCGATGAAGTCGGCGCTGACCAAGCGCGTGCTGGACATGCTCGAGAAGCTGGCCAAGAACGAGCCTGAGCAGTACAAGGGCTTCTGGAAGAACTTTGGCCAGGTGATGAAAGAAGGCCCGGCTGAAGACTTCGCCAACAAGGAAAAGATCGCCGGCCTGCTGCGTTTCGCCTCCACCCATGACGAAAGCGGCGAGCAGAGCGTTGCCCTGGCCGACTACCTGGCCCGCGCCAAGGAAGGTCAGGACAAGATCTACTTCCTCACCGGCGAATCCTACGCGCAGGTCAAGAACAGCCCGCACCTGGAAGTCTTCCGCAAGAAAGGCATCGAAGTGCTGCTGCTGACCGACCGTATCGACGAGTGGCTGATGAGCTACCTGAGCGAATTCGACGGCAAGAGCTTCGTCGACGTCGCCCGCGGTGACCTGGACCTGGGCAAGCTGGACTCTGAAGAGGACAAGAAAGCCCAGGAAGAAGTCGCCAAGGAGAAAGAAGGCCTGGTCGAGCGCCTCAAGGCGGCGCTGGGCGAGAGCGTCAGCGAAGTGCGCGTGTCGCACCGCCTGACCGATTCGCCGGCGATCCTGGCCATCGGTGAACAGGACCTGGGCCTGCAGATGCGCCAGATCCTCGAAGCCAGCGGGCAGAAGGTGCCGGACTCCAAGCCGATCTTCGAATTCAACCCGGGCCACCCGCTGATCGAGAAGCTGGACAACGAGCAGAGCGAAGACCGTTTCGCCGACTTCTCGCACATCCTCTTCGATCAGGCCGCGCTGGCGGCGGGCGATAGCCTCAAGGACCCGGCGGCGTACGTTCGTCGCCTGAACAAGCTGCTGGTCGAATTGTCGGCTTAA
- a CDS encoding PaaI family thioesterase, whose amino-acid sequence MIPPEVHQQLRQAHAEGNYEPLLQLIPYAGLIGIQCSRQGDDLLFCLPASQDNIGNPLLPAIHGGVIAGFMELSAALYLLIFSESAAIPKIIDFSIDYLRAGHYRDTYARCQLWRQGRRVTNVAITAWQGDADEPIATARAHFKIEEMTSPLK is encoded by the coding sequence ATGATTCCGCCAGAGGTACACCAGCAACTGCGCCAGGCCCATGCCGAAGGCAATTATGAGCCGCTGCTGCAGTTGATCCCTTATGCCGGATTGATTGGTATCCAGTGCAGCCGCCAGGGCGATGACCTGTTGTTTTGCCTGCCGGCCAGCCAGGACAACATTGGCAATCCGTTGCTGCCGGCGATCCACGGCGGGGTGATCGCAGGCTTCATGGAGCTGTCGGCGGCGCTGTACCTGCTGATTTTCAGCGAAAGCGCGGCGATCCCGAAGATCATCGACTTTTCCATCGACTACCTGCGCGCCGGCCACTACCGCGACACCTACGCCCGCTGCCAGCTATGGCGCCAGGGCCGGCGGGTAACCAACGTGGCCATAACCGCCTGGCAGGGCGACGCGGACGAACCGATTGCCACGGCGCGCGCGCATTTCAAGATCGAAGAAATGACTTCGCCCTTGAAATAG
- a CDS encoding PaaI family thioesterase gives MTDTSLLAMAERFLSALRHCQVLQMRVHHADAQGMTLVLPYSTKIVGNPQTGAVHGGAVTTLMDTTCGMATLCALSEFEVCPTLDLRIDYMQPAEAGKDIFGHAYCYRVSRDVIFTRGLAYQDDPEQPIAQVVGTFMRLGKGIKGGLNFASKLKGSGQ, from the coding sequence ATGACCGACACTTCTTTGCTGGCAATGGCCGAACGTTTTCTCTCGGCATTGCGACATTGCCAGGTGCTGCAGATGCGCGTGCATCACGCTGATGCCCAAGGCATGACCCTGGTGTTGCCGTACTCGACGAAGATCGTCGGCAACCCACAGACCGGCGCCGTGCACGGCGGGGCGGTGACCACCCTGATGGACACCACCTGCGGCATGGCTACTCTTTGTGCGCTGTCTGAGTTCGAGGTATGCCCGACGCTAGACCTGCGCATCGACTACATGCAGCCGGCCGAGGCCGGCAAGGACATCTTCGGCCATGCCTACTGCTACCGCGTTTCTCGCGATGTGATTTTCACCCGTGGGCTGGCCTACCAGGACGACCCGGAGCAGCCGATCGCCCAGGTGGTTGGCACTTTCATGCGCCTGGGCAAGGGTATCAAGGGCGGCCTGAATTTCGCCAGCAAGCTCAAGGGGAGCGGCCAATGA
- a CDS encoding DUF599 family protein — translation MSFIQSNLIHLLAACWFVVCWGGYTRYATWKGRDTACLASVLHLYREDWMRRMLLRDNRIADASVIGNLERNASFFASSTLIILAGILTVLGASDRAVSLLADLPLVQQASQGMSEIKLLCLAMVFVYAFFTFSWCMRQYNFAAVLVGSAPMIGERQVSELERKAFALRAAKVISLAANQFNFGLRSYYFGMAMLCWFISPWLFMLMSTGVVLVLYRREFHSDVLDVMVYTPTEAPVAEPGKENLA, via the coding sequence ATGAGCTTCATTCAAAGCAATCTGATCCACTTGCTGGCCGCCTGCTGGTTCGTTGTCTGCTGGGGCGGATACACCCGTTATGCCACCTGGAAGGGCCGCGATACCGCTTGCCTGGCCAGCGTGCTGCACCTGTACCGCGAAGACTGGATGCGCCGCATGCTGCTGCGTGACAACCGCATCGCCGATGCCAGCGTGATCGGTAACCTGGAGCGCAACGCCTCGTTCTTTGCCTCCAGCACCTTGATCATCCTGGCCGGTATTCTCACCGTGCTCGGCGCATCAGACCGTGCGGTATCGTTGCTGGCAGACCTGCCGCTGGTGCAGCAGGCGTCCCAGGGCATGTCGGAAATCAAGTTGCTGTGCCTGGCGATGGTATTTGTGTACGCCTTCTTCACTTTCAGCTGGTGCATGCGTCAATACAACTTCGCCGCCGTATTGGTGGGTTCGGCGCCGATGATCGGCGAGCGTCAGGTCAGCGAACTTGAGCGCAAGGCCTTTGCCCTTAGAGCGGCCAAGGTTATTTCCCTGGCCGCCAACCAGTTCAACTTTGGCCTGCGTTCCTATTACTTCGGCATGGCCATGCTCTGCTGGTTTATCAGCCCCTGGTTGTTTATGTTGATGAGTACCGGGGTAGTGCTGGTGCTGTATCGCCGTGAATTCCACTCCGATGTGCTCGATGTGATGGTCTATACCCCGACCGAAGCGCCGGTGGCGGAACCCGGCAAAGAGAACCTCGCCTGA